Genomic DNA from Pelosinus sp. UFO1:
CAATGTCCCAAGGAAAAATTGTAATACAAATCCCCAACCTAATATGCAACAAAGTTTAAAAGGATTTTTACGATTATTAATGAGCCTCTCAGCCACTAAGAGGCATTGCGGTACAATTTTGGGATTAACTAAAAAAATATTGCCCCCCGTATAGGTTCCATCCTTAAAACGTACATAAGTGCGTTTGCTACTGGGATAAAATTTATTATTAATTTCCTTACTAACAATCGGATAATACAAATCCGCCTCTACCTGGGCGCATTGGGTGAAAAAATCAGCTATGGCATTCGGAGTTAAAAGGGGAATGTCTGCAGTAACGACTAGCACCTTATTTTCATGACCTAACGCTTTCATCCCCAGTTGAATTGTCTCTAAAAGAGTACAGCCTCCCTCAAGTAGTACTGCATTATCTGGAAATCTGCATTTTTGCAATTGAGGAATTGGCCCCATTATAAATATTCGATCCACTTGGGGGGAAGCTGCCAATGCATCTGCCACAAAGGTCACCATAGGTTTACCAGCTATTTCAATCATCGCCTCATACGACTGAGATGAAAACTTACTCAAATGTTCACTATTTTCACCGCCAGCCAGTATAATGGCATCATACATATAACCCAAACCTCCCATGTGAATGTTCATTAAAGTTTATAAAAATCACGATCTCTCTATATAGTATCCAAAAAAATCGAAAACTATTCTTGCTTTGAATGCGAACCCTTCTCTAGCATATTTTTTAATAAGACTTGTTCCGCATTCGCCATATGTTCTCCTGCAAATTGTTGAGCTAAGGATACATTTCTCTGTCCTAACGACTCAACCATGCGAGTATGTTCACCAAACATTTCTTTAAGTCTACCTGGATATGACATAGATAAAGACCTAAAACGAGTGAGTTGTTCCCGTAAATTATTTATGATTCCCACAAGGCGTTCATTCCGACTCGCCCGGTATAAAATATCATGAAATTGGCTATCGGCTTCTACAATTTTATCCATATCATTTACTTCAATGTAGCCGCCAATTTCGACTAAGAGCCTTTCCATTTGTTCTAATTCTTCTTCGGTAATACGTTCTGCTGCCAGTCCTGCAGCTAAAACATCCAATGATGTTCTTACTTCAAATACTTCTGTAATATCTTTAATCGAAAGATCGGAAACATAGGTGCCACGCCTTGGAATCATTACGACAAAGCCTTCCAATTCTAACTTGCGGATGGCTTCCCTGACCGGGGTACGACTTACACCTAACTCTTCAGCTACTTGGATTTCCATCAAACGTTCTCCAGGTTGTAATACACCAGAAACAATTGCATTCCGTAAGGTTTCACATACCACTTCCCGAAGAGGTTGATAGCTATCTAACTTAATTGGTAATAAACGCCGCTCCATTATACTCCCCCATTTTTTCCTACTATCTTAGTTACAAATACTTCTGCCGACCTTTGGCTTCTAATTTTTGCAGCAAGGTACTCGGCTCCGGCCTGCTCCTCTACTAGTCCAAAGACAGTAGGCCCGCTGCCCGACATCAAACTGGCCATTGCACCGTATTGCATCATAGTTTTTTTGAGTTCCTTAATTTCAGGATGCTCTTTAATTGTTACCGTTTCTAATACATTTTGCAAGCGATTGGCTACACCAGTTAGATCGCCCTGGTTTAGACAAGCTACCACTCCATCAGTATCAGGATGATCTTTTACATCCTGTCCCCGATATTGGCGATAGACCCAAGCAGTCGAAACACCAATGGGCGGCTTTGCCAATACTACATAACAAGGTTTTAAGTCCGTAAGTGGCTTTAATAGTTCACCTCGTCCTGTTGCCAGCATAGTACCACCTCGTAAACAGAAAGGTACATCTGAACCTAACTTAGCTCCGAGTATCTCCAATTCGGAAACAGATAAGCCTAACTTCCATAATTTATTAAGTCCCGTTAGCACACTGGCAGCATCTGTGCTGCCACCAGCTAAACCAGCAGCCACAGGAATGTTTTTTTCCAGATGAATATGTACACCTTTATTCACTTGACAAGTTTCTTTAATCAGAGCTGCCGCTCGGTAAGCTAAGTTTCTATGATCACAAGGCAATCTGGAAATATTACTTTTCACACTTATATTGCCATTTTCTCTTTCTTCTAAATGAAGTATATCAGCAAGTTCTATGGCTTGCATTATCATTTCTACTTGATGAAACCCGTCCTCTCTTTTATAAAGGACATCAAGGGTTAAATTAATTTTCGCATTTCCTCTTACTTTTAGCATACTCACCTAATCATTCATTTGCTTTACAGCAACTTCTTCCTGGGCTGTTAAGACTTGATCAATATCTAATAAAATAATTAGACGATCGTCCGTCTTGCCAACTCCATTAATAAACCGAGAATCTACCGCGATTGAAGCCGGTGGCGTCTCAATGTTTGCGGTGCTCAACCTTACGACTTCTTTCACTGCATCAACGGTAACACCTACGGTTTGTCCATTCATTTCTACAACAACAATCCGTGTATCATCATCATGCTCTGTTATTGATAATTGAAATCTTTTTCTTAAATCAATCACCGGAATGATGCGACCCCTAAGATTAATAATTCCTTCCATGAAAGAAGGTGTTTGCGGCAACTTAGTAACTGGTAATAAGCGGTTGATTTCCTGAACTTTCGTAATAGGAAGTCCATACTCCTCACTTGCCAGCCGAAAAGTAACCAACTGTAATTCATCTTCTGCCTTTATATGCTCCATATGGTAATGCACCCCCACAAAACAATGATTTTATTGTATTCGACATGATAGGGGGGTTTGCCTGCAAATATCAGTAATATTTTATACAATATATTTTATATCTTTTGGGATTGTCGAGCCTTTACTACTGAATTGTCGTCATGGATATTTTGACCCTTTACTACCCCTATTTATACGCTGCACCAGCCAAACCATTTGAACATATAATAACTAAAGATTTTTTCAGGAGGTAGATTTTATGAATCTTCGTACCCTCTACTTGCCCCACCGATTACTTACTGTTGATTTTAAGGAAGATAGCGAGAACCCTCTCATTGGAGAAATACAGCAGCTACTGGTCAAACAAGAATTTTATCAAGGACCGATCCATAATAAATATGATATAGAAACAATCCGCGCCGTTACTTTATTCCAAGAAAAAGAGCACCTTCCTACAACAGGAATGGTAGATCCTCTTACCTACTGCCGCCTGCAACAAGCAAGAATCACTACCATCAAATCTCTGCCTTCCAGTAAACGAGCTGATTTGTCCTTACCTAGAGCCAATATTTTGATTACCGAATCTTCTCGGCAACTGTCACTCTTTAATGGTAACACTCCTGTACGTCAGTATCCAGTAGGGATTGGTAAATCCGCCACTCCCACACCTCTAGGGGATTATTCCATTGTTTATAAAATGATGAATCCAGGTGGCATGTTAGGTACTCGCTGGTTAGGTTTAAATTTGGATTCGTATGGCATTCATGGTACCAACCAACCTTGGTTAATTGGTACTATGGTATCCCATGGCTGTATTCGTATGCACAATAGCAATGTTGAAGAACTCTTTTCCCTAGTAAAGGTGGGTACGCCTGTTTATATCCGGAATTGACTGACATAAACGCAATACGATTGCATCCACCATTTCACAGCGGCTTATCATAAAGGCAAGCAACGCTTCTCGCTCTTCTACTTTGGGCAGCCACTCCTGAGGAATGCTCTCTACAAGCTGAACTAAATCCTCCTTAGTAATCTCTTTAACCCGGGCTGCAAAAGGAGCAAAATCTTTGGCGATGAGAAAATAAGTAAGTAACCAACCATATACCCTACGTTGATTCACAGCTATTTTCGTTACTAGTTTTTCTAACGTCCCTACATTCCAGCGCCCACGCACAAATAGGTGAGAATTATCAATGGCATATAACATATGAACAGAGTCTTTTACATGTGCTAATAAATTTTTGCGATTTTTTGTACGATCAATGTTGTGAAACATATGATCAAATAACATGACACCAGCCATAGCTGTTTTATTCACAGC
This window encodes:
- a CDS encoding GntR family transcriptional regulator, with the protein product MERRLLPIKLDSYQPLREVVCETLRNAIVSGVLQPGERLMEIQVAEELGVSRTPVREAIRKLELEGFVVMIPRRGTYVSDLSIKDITEVFEVRTSLDVLAAGLAAERITEEELEQMERLLVEIGGYIEVNDMDKIVEADSQFHDILYRASRNERLVGIINNLREQLTRFRSLSMSYPGRLKEMFGEHTRMVESLGQRNVSLAQQFAGEHMANAEQVLLKNMLEKGSHSKQE
- a CDS encoding nucleotidyltransferase family protein; the protein is MYDAIILAGGENSEHLSKFSSQSYEAMIEIAGKPMVTFVADALAASPQVDRIFIMGPIPQLQKCRFPDNAVLLEGGCTLLETIQLGMKALGHENKVLVVTADIPLLTPNAIADFFTQCAQVEADLYYPIVSKEINNKFYPSSKRTYVRFKDGTYTGGNIFLVNPKIVPQCLLVAERLINNRKNPFKLCCILGWGFVLQFFLGTLSLTKVKERVATLLGITGAVVQSPYPELGIDVDKPSDLELVRTTFSFRS
- the ispE gene encoding 4-(cytidine 5'-diphospho)-2-C-methyl-D-erythritol kinase, whose product is MLKVRGNAKINLTLDVLYKREDGFHQVEMIMQAIELADILHLEERENGNISVKSNISRLPCDHRNLAYRAAALIKETCQVNKGVHIHLEKNIPVAAGLAGGSTDAASVLTGLNKLWKLGLSVSELEILGAKLGSDVPFCLRGGTMLATGRGELLKPLTDLKPCYVVLAKPPIGVSTAWVYRQYRGQDVKDHPDTDGVVACLNQGDLTGVANRLQNVLETVTIKEHPEIKELKKTMMQYGAMASLMSGSGPTVFGLVEEQAGAEYLAAKIRSQRSAEVFVTKIVGKNGGV
- a CDS encoding L,D-transpeptidase family protein; the protein is MNLRTLYLPHRLLTVDFKEDSENPLIGEIQQLLVKQEFYQGPIHNKYDIETIRAVTLFQEKEHLPTTGMVDPLTYCRLQQARITTIKSLPSSKRADLSLPRANILITESSRQLSLFNGNTPVRQYPVGIGKSATPTPLGDYSIVYKMMNPGGMLGTRWLGLNLDSYGIHGTNQPWLIGTMVSHGCIRMHNSNVEELFSLVKVGTPVYIRN
- a CDS encoding chemotaxis protein CheW gives rise to the protein MEHIKAEDELQLVTFRLASEEYGLPITKVQEINRLLPVTKLPQTPSFMEGIINLRGRIIPVIDLRKRFQLSITEHDDDTRIVVVEMNGQTVGVTVDAVKEVVRLSTANIETPPASIAVDSRFINGVGKTDDRLIILLDIDQVLTAQEEVAVKQMND
- a CDS encoding HipA family kinase, which translates into the protein MLTAVQYLGSVGVGVTSPQVFRANDGNVYVVKLQNNPMGAKVLVNEYIACWFGKRMELCFPPGDMLEIDQQVLQKNKRMRAAGIRCRTHFASQYIHSNRYVTRNNLYKAVNKTAMAGVMLFDHMFHNIDRTKNRKNLLAHVKDSVHMLYAIDNSHLFVRGRWNVGTLEKLVTKIAVNQRRVYGWLLTYFLIAKDFAPFAARVKEITKEDLVQLVESIPQEWLPKVEEREALLAFMISRCEMVDAIVLRLCQSIPDINRRTHLY